In Bradyrhizobium manausense, the sequence CGCAAGCTGGGGGACCTGGACTTTTCTTATGTTCATAGGATGTTCGAGGTGAATACCGCCGGGCCGCTACGACTGGTCGAGACGTTCGTCGAGAACGTCGCCGCCAGCCGGCAGCGCCGGATCGTATCAATCACCAGCCGCATGGGATCAATCTCGCTCAACCTTTCCGGCGGTCACTACGGTTATCGCGCCAGCAAGGCTGGCCTCAACGCGATCATGCGCAGCTTGGCAATCGACCTCTTTCCGCGAGGAATTACGGTCGCCTCAATCCATCCGGGTTGGGTGGATACCGCGGGGGGCGGTGCGGATGGAGGGGCGATAGCGGTGGGCGATAGCGTCGCGGCGATGCGTCGAACCATTGCGGGGCTCGGCAATCACGAGACCGGACAGATTTTCGACTACAGGGGCACACCGATCCCATGCTGACGCAATCCGGCCACTACGATCTTCTTCTCCTCGGGGGGCACGTCGTAGATCCGCGGAACGGCATTGATGGCCGACGCGATATTGCAATCCAGGGAGGGCGAATCGTTGCCGTCGGCGAGAACCTGCAGCGTAGTCACGCGACGGAGGTGCTGGATGTCAGCAAGCTCATTGTCGCGCCCGGGTTGATCGATATCCACACGCACATCTATCACAAGGCAACGTTCTATGGCGTTGATCCGGATCTGATCGCGGCGCGATCGGTAGTTGCCACGATGGTCGACGCCGGCAGCGCCGGCGCCGGTAATTTCGCCGGCTTGCGTGACTTCATCTTCGCTCGCTCGCCGTTCCGATTGCTTGCTTATCTCAATATCTCGTATCCGGGCATTTTTGCATTTGATCGTGATTTCGTAGTGGGAGAGGCTGCTATCCGCGAGCTCCTGTCGATCGATCGCTGTGTCGAGGTCGCAGCCGAAAACCGCGACGTCATCGTTGGCGTGAAGGTCAGGTTGGGGAGCAACACATCTGGCTCAGTCGGGCTTGAGGCACTCGATCGCGCCGTAAGCGCGGCTGAAAGACTTTCCCTGCCTGTGATGTCGCATATCGGACGTCCCCCTCCCAGCTATGCCGAGCTTCTGGCAAGATTGCGCCGGGGCGATATTCTTACCCATTGCTATCGACCTCAGCCGAATGCTCCGGTTGACGATCAGGGCCGGATTCTCGACGCTCTCCTGGAGGCACGAGAGCGGGGGGTGCTATTCGACATCGGCCACGGCATGGGTGCATTCGGGTTCAGAAGCGCCGAGCAGGCGCTCGCTGCAGGATTTGCTCCCGACATCATTTCCAGCGACGTGCATTCAATGTCGGTCAATGGGCCCGCGTATGATCTGCTGCATGCAATGAGCAAGCTCCTTTCATGTGGGCTCGCGGCCAAGGACGTCGTGAGCATGGCAACCGATGCTCCCGCTCGTGCGCTGGGCCGCGCGGATCTCGGGCATCTTTCCGTGGGCGCCTTGGCCGACATCAGCCTTATCGAGCCAATGGAAGCCAGCTATCCGTTTGTCGATGTGACTGGCGCAGAGCGAAAAGGAAAAGTGCTGCTGCGCCCGCATGGATTGCTTTTATCCGGCCGGTTCATGCCGGCCCCGGCGCGTCAGTGGGAGGCGGAATACTATCGGCAATAGTTTCATTAGATGAAACAAAATCTCATCTAATGAAATAGCTGTTGTGCGTCTTGGGATTTCAGCTATCCTTCACGGCAAAGATGCCAATCCGCCAGCAGTCGATCGCCCGCGGCGGGTCAGTGGAGGAAACGAGCGATGCGCTCCTTGACCGAGGTGCAGAATAATCCATTTCGCGATGCGATTTCGGCGAGCCGCCCGCTCATCGGTGTCTGGTCGATGCTCAATTCGACCAATGCGGTTGAAGGCCTTGCTTGGTCGGGCTTCGACTGGCTGCTCATCGACGGGGAGCACTCCCCCGTTACGTTAGCGGACGCCATGTCTCACTTGCGCACTTTGGCGGCAACGCCGACAATTCCGATTGTGCGGCTGGCCTGGAACGATCCGGTCCTGCTCAAGCAATACCTCGATGCCGGTGCCACGACGCTTATGTTGCCTTACGTGCAGGATCAACATGAGGCGGCAAGTGCCGTTCGCGCAATGCGTTACCCTCCAAATGGCCGACGCGGCGTCGCTGCCATGCATCGAGCCAGTCGGTATGGGCGGGTTCGCGACTACCTCCAGCGTGCAGACCAAGAGCTATTCCTGATCGTTCAGATTGAAACGCTGGACGCGCTATCTCAACTCGATGCGATCCTCGCCGTTGACGGTGTGGACGCGGTATTCTTTGGTCCTGGGGATCTCGCAGCAAGCATGGGCCTGACGGGACGAGCCGATCATCCCGACGTGACGGCCGCGATCGATGCCGGACTGATCAGGGTACGCCAGACGACAAAAGCGGCCGGGGTCCTGGCGCCAAATCCAACGATCGCCGAGCATCATATTCGCGCTGGCTTCGACTTCGTTTCCGTGGCCAACGATTTTGCGCTTCTCCTCAATGCTGCGGATACAGCGGCCGCGCGCTTCCACTCGTTCGCAGGGGACCGCCTGGCCGTTGCGGCCTCATAAGGAGAGCGCATATGGCGACGGTCGAGTTCAGAAAGCTGGTCAAGCGTTACGGGACGATCGAGGTCGTGCACGGCATTGATCTTGCCGTCGCGGACGGCGAATTCGTAGTTCTTGTCGGCCCTTCGGGTTGCGGCAAGAGCACCAGCTTGCGCATGCTTGCCGGGCTCGAAGAGATCAGCGGCGGGGAAATCCTCATCAACGGTCGCGTGGTCAACGAGGTGGAGCCGCGCGATCGTGACATCGCCATGGTGTTTCAAGACTACGCGCTCTATCCGCATTTGTCGGTGTATGAGAACATGGCATTCTCGCTGCAATATCGCGACGTGCCCAGGAAGGAAATACGCCAACGGGTCTCCGAAGCCGCCGAGACCCTGGGCTTGACCGAGCTGCTGCAGCGAAAGCCCAAGGAACTTTCCGGCGGGCAACGACAACGCGTCGCCATGGGAAGAGCGATCGTTCGCAAACCCGAAGTGTTCCTTTTCGACGAACCTCTCTCCAACCTTGACGCCAAACTGCGCGCCTCCATGCGGGTCGAGATCCGGAAGCTTCACAATCGCCTGGGCGTGACCACGGTGTATGTCACCCATGACCAGGTTGAGGCGATGACCCTGGCGGACCGGGTAGTAGTCATGAACGGAGGTCACATCGAACAGATTGGAACGCCTGAAGAGGTGTATCATCGTCCACGCAGTCTCTTCGTTGCGAGCTTTATTGGTTCGCCCACCATGAACCTCTTGCCTGCAAGGGTCGAGGACACGACCGCGTTTCTTGGTGACGGAAGCGCCCAGATCGATGTCAGGCACCTCAACCGAGTCGTGCGCAACGGCCATCGTTTCGGCGTCCGCGCAGAGGATGTTTCGATTGCCGAAGGGCCGCTTCTGGAGGGCTATAGCGAGGTGAAGGCTACCGTCGAGCTGGTCGAAGCCCTCGGAGCCGACACTCTGGTTCTGACCGGTTTGGCCGGGTCATCCTTTGTTGCCCGCGTGAAGCCGGAGATGAAGCCGAAAGCAGGGGAGGTCATTGCATTGCGGTTCCGTAACGACAAGACGCATCTTTTCGACGCGCAGACCGGAGAAGCCGTGCGATGACTTCGGGACCGTCACGTGTTGGGCTTGCCGGGTTCGGCGCTTGGGGCCAAATGCACGCCCGCGCGATCGCCACCATTCCCGATGCAGAGATCGTTTCGGTCTATTGCCATAGCGAAGCCTCTGAGAAGGCCGCCGAGAATCTCCTGCCCTACGCACGTCGATTCCGCGACTACCAGGAAATGCTTGCCAGCGGCGGGATTGACGTGGTCGACGTCACGGTACCCAATCATGTGCATTCGCGCTTCGCAGTTGCCGCTCTGGAGGCAGGCGCGCACGTTTTCCTCGAAAAGCCCCTGGGTCTATCGCTTGCCGAGTGCGACGCAGTCGTGAGCGCATCGCGTCGGACGAAGCGGCTCGTTACGCTGAACCATGAGTTGCGTGTGTCCCGACAATGGGGCGCGGTACGCGAAATCGTCGCCAAGGGTGAGTTGGGTCGTATTCGATACCAGCATTTTTCGCTCTTCCGGCACCAATTTCGGCAAGGGTCGGGGGGGTGGCGCTACGACCCGGCGAAGGTGGGGTCGTGGACCCTTGAAGAGCTGGTGCACTTCTTCGATCTCGTGCTGTGGTATGCGTCAGAAAACGGCAAGCCCTCCGCCGTTCGCGCATTCGGAAACGGCGGCAGGGACGCCCTGACGGACAATTTCTCCGCGATACTGGAGTGGTCAGATGGCTCATTGGCCGTACTCAGCCAATGTCTTGCCGGCTTCGAGCATCACACCCTGCTGGAGGTCGCTGGCGACAAGGGCGCTGTACGCACCTGGTGGTCGGGCGCGCTGGACCGAACTTTACATCCCGATTTCTCGTTGAAAGTACAGCGCGCCGGGTGCGAGCCGGAGATGGTCGAGATTCCGAGATCAGGTGAAGTGTTTGAGCTCGAGGAGAACTTGCGACTTGCCTTCGCCGGCTTTCGGGAAGGACGAGCGCTGCTTCCTCCCGAGGAGGCCCGCAATTCGATCGAAGTCTGTATTGCCGCGGTCGAAGCGCACAAGACAAACAGTCGAATTGAACTTCAGTCCGTGTAGCAAAGATAATCTGAAATGAAGCGGAGGGCGTCATGTTGAGGAAACTGGTCACCGGTTTATTGAGCGCTGCGATCGGAATCGCGATGGTCAGTGGGGCGGGAGCGGCAGAGAAAATCACCGTGCTCACCTGGAACCTGCCGGTGTATGGCGAGAAGATCGACGGCTGGATCAAGGAGTTCAAGCAGAAGCACCCCGATATCGACGTCGAATGGATCGACAAAAAGGGCACCGAGTGGCCGACTTTCTACCAGACCCAACTCGCGGCAGGTACGCCGCCGGACGTCGTCAATATCCAGGGAGCGCTTTGGGCCGAGTATGCGGCGAATGGCCAGCTGCTCGACCTCACCCCCTATCTCCAGAAGGATGCAGACTTCGCGGGTCGCTTCGCCGACGGAGCGCTCGATCTATGGAAGACCGCCGATGGCAAGACCTGGATGGTCCCCTGGTATTTCAATCGAACCTTGCTGTATCTGAACAAGAAGATGCTGAGCGCGGCCGGCATCGCCGCCGCGCCGGCCTCGTTTGCAGAACTCATGGCGGATGCCCGGAAGATGACGGGCGAAGGCAAGTCCGGCTTTCTCACCACCAATTTCGATTGGCTCTATTGGCCGCTGTTCAAGATGAACGGCGTCGACATCCTGAGTGGCGATCTGAGCAAGGCAGCTTTCAACACGCCCGAAGCGCGATCAACACTCGTAGCCCTCGCCGAGGCAACCAAGTCCGGAGCAATCAACAATATCTCGTGGACGGGACGGTGGGTCGAGCCAAACACCGCCTTCGCCGCAGGCAATGTTGGCATGTATCTGGCTCCCAATTCCGCACTGTTCTGGGCAGCCAGCAAGGCCGACTGGATCAACGAGAAGAACGTAGATGTCGTGGACCCACCGGGCGACTGGTCGGTGCCCAACCACCATGGCTGGGGCGTTTCGAAAGCGAGCAAGCACGCGGATGCCGCCGTTGATCTCATCAAGATCGCGACCTCGGATAAGTGGCAGCGGACCATGGCCGAAACGTTCTCTGTGCTGACCCTCAACAAGCGCGTCGACGAGAGTGTGATTGCGTCACTGAAGACTGACGCCCCGCTGAAAGCGAAGGTCCTCGAACTCGCAGGCTCCAAGTTGGACAAGATCGTCGGCTACCTGAAGACTCCCAAGGAACAGCGCGTGAAAGATGCGTTCTGGTCTTCCGTCCAACCCGCGCTGCTGGGCCAGGCCGATCCGAACACCGCACTTGGTCAGGCGGAAGGAAAGGTCAACCGCGTCTTGACGAGCCGCTGAAGATGTCCACGACCGAGTGCTCGGCGGTGTCCCAGCGTCGCGATGGGAGCGAGAATAGAAAGACACTCTCGTATCTCTTCAAGCGGAAGCAGAGCAGGGAGCTGACATTCATATGGCTGCTCCTGCTGCCGGCACTTGCACTCTATTTCTTCTATAGAGCGGTGCCGCTCATCTGGAACCTCGTTCTGTCGTTTTGTTTTTGGGCGCCGGGCAAGCCGCTCGAGTTTGCCGGTCTCTACCACTATGAAGAGCTGTGGTATTACGACGACGCCTTCTGGACCGCGCTGCAAAACACCGCAATCTTCATGCTGGCCACGCCGATCTCGATCGCATTGGCAGTCGGGTTGGCGCTGCTCGTGGATCAGAAGGTCGCGGGGCGTGGTATCTATCGGACGATCATCTTTCTTCCCTATCCGATGATGGTCGTCGCCGTTGGCATCGTGTGGCGCTGGCTCTACAACGACAGTGTCGGGCTTATCAACTACGTGCTGCGCTCGATCGGGGTCATTGATCGTCCCATTGCGTTTCTTGAATCCTATGACTTCGCCATGGCAGCAGTGATCGTCGCCGCCATATGGCAGATCGTGGGGTTTTTTACGATCATCATTCTAACTGGCTTGCAGAATATCCCAGGTCATCTCTACGAGGCGGCTCGTATTGACGGAGCGCGGGCGCACAATCGATTCTTCCGCATCACTTTGCCGCTTCTGCGTCCTTCGCTCTTCCTTTGCGTGATCCTCGGCGTCATCGCTTCTTTTACGAGTTTTGATCTGATCTATACGATGACCGGGGGCGGACCGGGGCGGAGGACAGAGCTGCTGATCACCTACATCTACAAGGCATCCTTCACCCTGAGCAAATTCGATTATGCCGCGGCCATGACCGTCATTATGTTCGTGATATTCATGGTGATTGCATCGCTCGCCAACCGATTGGCAGGCGGTGACGCTGGCAAGGTCGATATCGCGGATTGATTGACATGACGATGCGCGCCAGAGTTCTCGTTCATACCGTTTTGATCCTGGTATCGGTCGTTATGCTCATGCCGATCTACTGGGTGGTGAAGACCAGCGTCTCCGGAGAGAATCTATTCAGCTATCCGCCATCGATTGTGCCACGTGATCCGAACCTCTTTTATTACGTGGAAGCCTGGTACACGGTGAAATTCGTGCGCCTCTTCACCAACAGTCTTGCCGTTTCTGCGCTGGTGGTGGTCGCCAACCTTGTCTTGAATTCCATGGCTGGCTATGCCCTGACGAAGCACTTCCCTGGCAAGGGCCTCGTTGTGGCTTTCCTGCTCGCATCCATGATGATTCCGTTTCACGCGACGATCATCCCGGCCTACCTCTTGACATCCGAGCTTGGGTTGCTCGACTCGAAGCTCGGCATTGCCCTTCCGGCATTCAGCCACATTGTTTGCATCTTTCTCTTCAAGTCGAATTTCGAAGCGATCCCGAAGTCTCTGATCCAGGCTGCGCGGCTTGACGGTCTGTCGGAGTTGCAGATTCTGACGCGGGTCATGCTGCCCCTGTCGAAGCCGGCGGTTGCGACAAACATCATTCTGTCGTTCGTCTGGTCCTGGAATGACTTCCTGTGGCCGCTTATCGTCGTGCGTAGTCCGGACCAACAGACGATGCCGCTCGGCCTGGTCTCCTTCCTCGCGTCGTTCGAGGACACGACGGGCTCGCTGTATGCCTTCTGTGTCCTTGTCGCATTGCCGAGCATGCTGGTGTTTCTTCTTGCCCAGAAAGATTTCATTCGCGGCCTGACTTCCGGCGCGACCAAGGGTTAGGCCGATGCTGCGCAATCCCTGGATTCGAAACCGCTTCACGGTCACCTTCGGTTCAATCGCGGCCGCCATTTTGGTTTGGAACCTTTATGTCGCCGTGAACGCAGGCGGACATATTCATGGGCTCGTCATGAATGGTGATGGGCAGCCGGTCGCGGGGGCTTCTGTTGTGCTGTCGCGCAAGACCGTTGCCTCAGTGGAAAAGTTGGCCGAGACGAATACCGACGCGAACGGCCGCTATACGTTCGATAAACACGGCCAATATGCGATTGTGGTCACAGCGACAGCCAACAGGGAAGCCGCCCGGCGAACCATCCCGCTTTGGTTTCGCAACCAGGACATCGATGTCGCACCGCTTGTCCTGGGTCAGTAGTCACGACAGCAGGGCACGGGTCCGGCATTTTCTCGCGTCTATGCGATATTCGTCGTGACCACGCCCAGGTCACGGCGAAATGCGTCAAGGGCTGACCACCAACGTCATGTTTCGACCGCGGCGGTACGACGTCGTCGGAAGCGATCCTTCGGAGCGGCCGCGAAAGCCCACCACGATCGTTGCCCATGCGGCACGCAGCTGCTACACAGGGGCGGTGTTGCCCGGATTTTTGCGAGGCATTTCAGGTAGGTAGCTGCGAAGGCCGTGAGGCCGAGATCTGGGTGTGGACCCTCCCGCCCCAGCCAGGAATCCTTCCACATTCCGGCACGGCCGCGCTCAGCTTCCCGCCATCGCATCCCGAACGAGTGCGATCACTTCGTCGGCTTCCTGTTCGGTGCTGTCGAAGCGGGTCACGAAGCGGACGACGTCCTGGCCGCGTCGCGCGAATGGCAGGCCGGTTGCAGCGAGACGGTTGATCGCTGGCACGGGGAGGCTGGCGAACACCAGATTGGCCTCGACCGGTGCGACGAGGCGGATGTCGGGCAGGGCGGACAATCCTGCGCCGAGACGGGCGGCCACCGCGTTGGCCTTGGTCGCCAGGCGGAGATAAAGGCCGTCCTCGACGTAAGCGAGGAGTTGCGCGGAGAGATAGCGCATCTTCGACCAGGTCAGGCCGGCGCGGCGCAGCCGATAGGATAGCGACTCGACGAGATCCTGATCGAACACCACGATGGCATCCGCCGACATGGCGCCGTTCTTGGTCGCGCCAAAAGACAGGATGTCGACACCGGCGCGCCAGGTCATGTCGGCCGGTCGACAGCCGAGCCGTGCCAGCGCATTGGCGAAGCGGGCGCCGTCCATGTGCAGCGAGAGATTCCGCTCATGCGCAATGGCGCCGATCTCGGTGATCTCGGCAAGCGAATAGACGGTGCCGTATTCACTGGCCTGGGTAATCGAGACGGCATCGGGCTGGGCGCGATTGCGGATGCCCCAGCCGGCCGCGGCCAGCGCCGCGCGCAGCATCGGCGGCTCGAGCCGGAAATGCCGACCCGGCATGGCGATCAGCTTCGCGCCGCCGGTGAAGGCTTCCGTGGCACCGCCTTCGGCCGTGTGGATGTGCGCCTCTTCGTGGCAATAGACGGCGCCATAGGGCCGCACGCAGCTCGCAAGCGACAAGGCGTTGGCCGCCGTGCCGGTCGGGACCGGAAACACGGTGACATCGGTCTCGAACAGCGTCGAGAAGCGGCGATTCAACAGCGCCGAATAATCGTCGTCGCCATAGGAGGCCGCCGCTCCGCTATTGGCCTCGGTGATCGCCTGGAGAATCTCGGGCGCGACCGGCGCGACATTGTCGCTGCGAAAGTTCGGCAGCTTCCGGGTGGCTTGGTTCATGACGTCCTGTCCTGCCGTCAGATGACGGTCGTTTCCTGCTTGTTGATCCGCCGGTTGATGAGAAGCAACGGAACTGCGGTGACGAGAATGAGGACCGCGGCTGCGGCGGCAGCAAGGCCCGCGCCGGTGCCTTCGATCGCATGGTACATCACGACGGTCGTCGTCACCCAGCGGCTCGAATAGAGCACGACGGTCGAGCTCAGTTCGGATGCGGCCGTGATCCAGACCAGCACCAGGCCGCCGACAAGACCGCTCGCCATCAGCGGCACCGTCAGGGTCGCGAATGTTTTTGATGGCGAAACCCCGAGATTGA encodes:
- a CDS encoding SDR family oxidoreductase; translation: MRSAVLVTGCDSGIGKEFALQYAAEGRSVVATFRDLANSEGFPEGIRCYLLDVTEPSHFVALKEEIGDLPIDVLLSNAGVGLDIRKLGDLDFSYVHRMFEVNTAGPLRLVETFVENVAASRQRRIVSITSRMGSISLNLSGGHYGYRASKAGLNAIMRSLAIDLFPRGITVASIHPGWVDTAGGGADGGAIAVGDSVAAMRRTIAGLGNHETGQIFDYRGTPIPC
- a CDS encoding threonine aldolase family protein, whose protein sequence is MNQATRKLPNFRSDNVAPVAPEILQAITEANSGAAASYGDDDYSALLNRRFSTLFETDVTVFPVPTGTAANALSLASCVRPYGAVYCHEEAHIHTAEGGATEAFTGGAKLIAMPGRHFRLEPPMLRAALAAAGWGIRNRAQPDAVSITQASEYGTVYSLAEITEIGAIAHERNLSLHMDGARFANALARLGCRPADMTWRAGVDILSFGATKNGAMSADAIVVFDQDLVESLSYRLRRAGLTWSKMRYLSAQLLAYVEDGLYLRLATKANAVAARLGAGLSALPDIRLVAPVEANLVFASLPVPAINRLAATGLPFARRGQDVVRFVTRFDSTEQEADEVIALVRDAMAGS
- a CDS encoding carbohydrate ABC transporter permease gives rise to the protein MSTTECSAVSQRRDGSENRKTLSYLFKRKQSRELTFIWLLLLPALALYFFYRAVPLIWNLVLSFCFWAPGKPLEFAGLYHYEELWYYDDAFWTALQNTAIFMLATPISIALAVGLALLVDQKVAGRGIYRTIIFLPYPMMVVAVGIVWRWLYNDSVGLINYVLRSIGVIDRPIAFLESYDFAMAAVIVAAIWQIVGFFTIIILTGLQNIPGHLYEAARIDGARAHNRFFRITLPLLRPSLFLCVILGVIASFTSFDLIYTMTGGGPGRRTELLITYIYKASFTLSKFDYAAAMTVIMFVIFMVIASLANRLAGGDAGKVDIAD
- a CDS encoding carbohydrate ABC transporter permease gives rise to the protein MTMRARVLVHTVLILVSVVMLMPIYWVVKTSVSGENLFSYPPSIVPRDPNLFYYVEAWYTVKFVRLFTNSLAVSALVVVANLVLNSMAGYALTKHFPGKGLVVAFLLASMMIPFHATIIPAYLLTSELGLLDSKLGIALPAFSHIVCIFLFKSNFEAIPKSLIQAARLDGLSELQILTRVMLPLSKPAVATNIILSFVWSWNDFLWPLIVVRSPDQQTMPLGLVSFLASFEDTTGSLYAFCVLVALPSMLVFLLAQKDFIRGLTSGATKG
- a CDS encoding ABC transporter ATP-binding protein; this encodes MATVEFRKLVKRYGTIEVVHGIDLAVADGEFVVLVGPSGCGKSTSLRMLAGLEEISGGEILINGRVVNEVEPRDRDIAMVFQDYALYPHLSVYENMAFSLQYRDVPRKEIRQRVSEAAETLGLTELLQRKPKELSGGQRQRVAMGRAIVRKPEVFLFDEPLSNLDAKLRASMRVEIRKLHNRLGVTTVYVTHDQVEAMTLADRVVVMNGGHIEQIGTPEEVYHRPRSLFVASFIGSPTMNLLPARVEDTTAFLGDGSAQIDVRHLNRVVRNGHRFGVRAEDVSIAEGPLLEGYSEVKATVELVEALGADTLVLTGLAGSSFVARVKPEMKPKAGEVIALRFRNDKTHLFDAQTGEAVR
- a CDS encoding amidohydrolase/deacetylase family metallohydrolase gives rise to the protein MLTQSGHYDLLLLGGHVVDPRNGIDGRRDIAIQGGRIVAVGENLQRSHATEVLDVSKLIVAPGLIDIHTHIYHKATFYGVDPDLIAARSVVATMVDAGSAGAGNFAGLRDFIFARSPFRLLAYLNISYPGIFAFDRDFVVGEAAIRELLSIDRCVEVAAENRDVIVGVKVRLGSNTSGSVGLEALDRAVSAAERLSLPVMSHIGRPPPSYAELLARLRRGDILTHCYRPQPNAPVDDQGRILDALLEARERGVLFDIGHGMGAFGFRSAEQALAAGFAPDIISSDVHSMSVNGPAYDLLHAMSKLLSCGLAAKDVVSMATDAPARALGRADLGHLSVGALADISLIEPMEASYPFVDVTGAERKGKVLLRPHGLLLSGRFMPAPARQWEAEYYRQ
- a CDS encoding HpcH/HpaI aldolase family protein, which produces MRSLTEVQNNPFRDAISASRPLIGVWSMLNSTNAVEGLAWSGFDWLLIDGEHSPVTLADAMSHLRTLAATPTIPIVRLAWNDPVLLKQYLDAGATTLMLPYVQDQHEAASAVRAMRYPPNGRRGVAAMHRASRYGRVRDYLQRADQELFLIVQIETLDALSQLDAILAVDGVDAVFFGPGDLAASMGLTGRADHPDVTAAIDAGLIRVRQTTKAAGVLAPNPTIAEHHIRAGFDFVSVANDFALLLNAADTAAARFHSFAGDRLAVAAS
- a CDS encoding carboxypeptidase-like regulatory domain-containing protein, with protein sequence MLRNPWIRNRFTVTFGSIAAAILVWNLYVAVNAGGHIHGLVMNGDGQPVAGASVVLSRKTVASVEKLAETNTDANGRYTFDKHGQYAIVVTATANREAARRTIPLWFRNQDIDVAPLVLGQ
- a CDS encoding Gfo/Idh/MocA family protein, which encodes MTSGPSRVGLAGFGAWGQMHARAIATIPDAEIVSVYCHSEASEKAAENLLPYARRFRDYQEMLASGGIDVVDVTVPNHVHSRFAVAALEAGAHVFLEKPLGLSLAECDAVVSASRRTKRLVTLNHELRVSRQWGAVREIVAKGELGRIRYQHFSLFRHQFRQGSGGWRYDPAKVGSWTLEELVHFFDLVLWYASENGKPSAVRAFGNGGRDALTDNFSAILEWSDGSLAVLSQCLAGFEHHTLLEVAGDKGAVRTWWSGALDRTLHPDFSLKVQRAGCEPEMVEIPRSGEVFELEENLRLAFAGFREGRALLPPEEARNSIEVCIAAVEAHKTNSRIELQSV
- a CDS encoding ABC transporter substrate-binding protein — encoded protein: MLRKLVTGLLSAAIGIAMVSGAGAAEKITVLTWNLPVYGEKIDGWIKEFKQKHPDIDVEWIDKKGTEWPTFYQTQLAAGTPPDVVNIQGALWAEYAANGQLLDLTPYLQKDADFAGRFADGALDLWKTADGKTWMVPWYFNRTLLYLNKKMLSAAGIAAAPASFAELMADARKMTGEGKSGFLTTNFDWLYWPLFKMNGVDILSGDLSKAAFNTPEARSTLVALAEATKSGAINNISWTGRWVEPNTAFAAGNVGMYLAPNSALFWAASKADWINEKNVDVVDPPGDWSVPNHHGWGVSKASKHADAAVDLIKIATSDKWQRTMAETFSVLTLNKRVDESVIASLKTDAPLKAKVLELAGSKLDKIVGYLKTPKEQRVKDAFWSSVQPALLGQADPNTALGQAEGKVNRVLTSR